One Methanolacinia paynteri genomic region harbors:
- a CDS encoding SatD family protein — MSEKIYAVLTGDLVNYSRLEGNERTEYVIHLWNVLQELEADNINFEIFRGDSFQAVLPSSREALEIALRIRSYILSQDLHSNKKIKPDVRIAIGVGGIENYDKDKNIGSCDGEAFRNSGPELDRMDKKKQKLTIKTGWNQLNRELKVECSLLEAITARWTKPQAEIIYHTLLGKKQSDVAELLEISQSNVSARLNSANFDAVEMMIRRYQEIVDEERINNILFGHVSSDIGSTLKCLVDRHPDSPVFHREYGDYLFEKGSHKEASEEYYKALEKDPENQRTEINLIASLFHEGKLSSVEKECKKLLKNDNNNVPALFYLGEIYKRRKDFSKAEEFYREAWKHAENEDFNPINGLIYSLLLQEKFDRAEKEMEEFLKLHPSEHSVVENMYNYLKEKGDIERANEYVEKVIEELKEIKKDSEDDNNLLYNLAYLNYLILKYPEAEIHLSKIIETDPSNPDAHRFLSVVYNDKGELNKAEREIEIAINLQPEYFRNYYLKGHILQKMKRHKEAKKAFETVIRLEPADAIAYLALGVSEYALGKREKANEHFIKAHELDNSLSSGKEMLSFLDSGSFKEEDL, encoded by the coding sequence ATGAGTGAAAAGATATATGCTGTTCTGACAGGCGACCTTGTAAATTACTCCAGGCTGGAAGGAAATGAAAGAACCGAATATGTAATCCATCTTTGGAACGTACTGCAGGAACTGGAAGCAGACAATATCAATTTTGAAATTTTCCGAGGGGATAGTTTTCAGGCAGTTTTGCCTTCGTCGCGTGAAGCCCTGGAGATCGCATTAAGAATTCGTTCGTATATATTATCGCAGGATCTCCATTCTAATAAAAAAATAAAGCCCGATGTAAGGATAGCAATCGGAGTAGGCGGTATTGAAAATTATGATAAGGATAAGAACATTGGCAGCTGCGACGGCGAAGCATTCAGAAACTCCGGTCCCGAACTCGACAGGATGGATAAAAAAAAGCAGAAGCTCACTATAAAAACCGGTTGGAATCAGTTGAACAGGGAATTAAAAGTTGAATGCTCACTTTTGGAAGCAATAACCGCAAGGTGGACAAAACCACAGGCCGAGATAATATATCACACTCTGCTGGGAAAAAAACAAAGCGATGTCGCTGAGTTACTGGAAATATCTCAAAGCAATGTTTCAGCAAGACTGAATTCCGCCAACTTCGATGCAGTTGAGATGATGATAAGAAGATATCAGGAAATCGTCGATGAAGAAAGAATCAATAACATATTGTTCGGCCATGTCTCAAGCGACATTGGTTCAACTTTGAAATGCCTGGTTGATCGTCACCCCGACTCTCCGGTATTTCATAGAGAATACGGGGATTATCTCTTTGAAAAGGGAAGCCATAAAGAAGCATCCGAAGAGTACTACAAAGCTCTTGAAAAGGATCCCGAAAACCAAAGAACTGAAATTAATTTAATTGCAAGTCTCTTTCATGAAGGAAAACTCTCCTCGGTAGAAAAAGAATGTAAAAAACTCCTTAAAAATGATAATAACAATGTACCTGCATTATTTTACCTTGGAGAAATTTATAAAAGAAGAAAAGATTTCTCCAAGGCAGAAGAATTTTACAGGGAAGCATGGAAACATGCAGAAAATGAAGATTTCAACCCGATAAACGGATTAATATACTCCCTGTTATTACAGGAAAAATTCGATAGAGCTGAAAAAGAGATGGAAGAATTTTTGAAATTGCATCCATCCGAGCATTCTGTTGTCGAAAATATGTATAATTATCTAAAGGAAAAGGGAGATATTGAAAGAGCAAATGAATATGTTGAAAAGGTAATAGAAGAGCTGAAAGAAATAAAAAAAGATTCGGAAGACGATAATAATCTGCTCTATAATTTGGCTTATCTCAATTATCTGATTTTAAAATACCCTGAAGCAGAGATCCACCTTTCAAAAATAATCGAAACAGATCCGAGTAATCCGGATGCACACAGATTCCTTTCTGTAGTATACAACGATAAAGGGGAACTAAATAAGGCAGAAAGAGAGATTGAAATTGCTATCAACCTCCAACCCGAATATTTTAGAAATTACTATTTAAAAGGGCATATTTTACAAAAAATGAAAAGACATAAAGAGGCAAAAAAGGCATTTGAAACCGTAATAAGATTAGAACCTGCCGATGCTATCGCATATCTCGCTTT
- a CDS encoding type I restriction enzyme endonuclease domain-containing protein, with protein MPPCRSLPGQEERFEAAYFEAVRTPLTKIEGKGELSLREINNCINELLKQSIRIEGVINLFSNVKEKYSLFDPAFLSEIARMKEKNLAVELLTEQIRIYSRTNVVKSAKFSELLAEAMNSYINGMLTNEQVIEELLRMAKDMAGAHKGGEDIGLTLEDMAFYDALRKPEAVKDFYENDELVAITKELPELLRKTRQATVKAAQVPSRGMKDAVNTVLAQCGMWTDNTEFEEWICFHVFSPGCKLYNLRIQIPSNDNMDCIDQPRQLGGNQKEKYLGRSEEE; from the coding sequence ATGCCCCCCTGCCGCAGCCTCCCCGGCCAGGAAGAGAGATTCGAGGCTGCATATTTCGAAGCCGTAAGAACCCCCCTAACCAAGATAGAAGGGAAAGGGGAACTCTCGCTGAGAGAGATAAACAACTGCATAAACGAACTCTTAAAGCAGAGCATTCGGATCGAGGGCGTGATAAATCTCTTCTCGAACGTAAAAGAAAAATATTCCCTCTTTGACCCTGCGTTCCTTTCAGAGATCGCCCGTATGAAGGAGAAAAACCTCGCGGTGGAACTGCTTACGGAACAGATCAGGATCTATTCACGGACGAACGTCGTTAAATCCGCGAAATTTTCAGAGCTCCTTGCAGAAGCGATGAACAGCTACATAAACGGCATGCTGACAAACGAGCAGGTCATCGAAGAGCTGCTCAGGATGGCGAAGGACATGGCCGGGGCCCATAAAGGAGGAGAAGATATCGGCCTTACTCTCGAAGATATGGCATTCTACGATGCCCTGAGAAAGCCGGAAGCCGTCAAAGACTTCTACGAAAATGACGAACTCGTCGCAATCACGAAAGAGCTGCCCGAACTCTTGCGGAAGACAAGACAAGCGACTGTTAAAGCAGCACAGGTACCCTCCCGAGGTATGAAGGACGCCGTAAACACAGTCCTTGCCCAGTGCGGGATGTGGACCGACAACACGGAATTTGAGGAGTGGATCTGTTTTCATGTTTTCAGTCCCGGCTGTAAATTATATAATCTGCGAATCCAAATCCCATCCAATGACAATATGGATTGCATCGACCAACCGCGACAACTGGGAGGTAATCAAAAAGAAAAATACCTGGGGCGTTCCGAAGAGGAATAA
- a CDS encoding EVE domain-containing protein, translated as MTIWIASTNRDNWEVIKKKNTWGVPKRNKNSIERSSPGDRIVIFVRQENAGDTILPSAITATYEITSKPFEDHSEIFIRPPTMPSEEVFPYRVKLKAVKIFDDPLDFKSLIPKLEFITNKKQWTGHLRTAMRTIPEEDYEYIMKAAETPRG; from the coding sequence ATGACAATATGGATTGCATCGACCAACCGCGACAACTGGGAGGTAATCAAAAAGAAAAATACCTGGGGCGTTCCGAAGAGGAATAAGAACAGCATCGAAAGATCAAGCCCCGGCGACAGGATCGTCATATTCGTCCGACAGGAAAACGCCGGAGATACGATCCTCCCATCCGCAATAACCGCCACTTATGAGATTACATCGAAACCATTCGAAGACCATTCGGAAATATTCATCAGGCCTCCTACCATGCCCAGCGAAGAAGTCTTCCCCTATCGTGTAAAGCTGAAGGCCGTGAAAATATTCGATGACCCTCTCGATTTCAAATCGCTCATCCCGAAGCTGGAATTTATCACCAACAAGAAGCAGTGGACCGGCCACCTGAGAACGGCAATGAGAACAATCCCGGAAGAGGATTACGAGTATATTATGAAGGCCGCCGAAACCCCGAGAGGATGA
- a CDS encoding PGF-pre-PGF domain-containing protein has product MQILLPAGRVCAETGISLPDQYAKTNNLPDPDFTTAPGIDKYNLNETEKKLSTSLLLDAQDSGDPGAVKLFASSASVETSSDEPVYVYVYVLPGYSTHIIDHIADVTGRDEENNFAVAWVDTGDLYELAAIEGVRTVREAIAPGLSVGSVTTEGDIVHKTANVRSEYGYTGKGVKIGIISNGVNHINDSQKSGDLPDDVHVLSDDVGGDEGTAMLEIVHDMVPDAELYFHDMGDDEIGFNDAIDALVSSGCKVICDDIYWPGQPYFEDGSISSHLESVLSDNDIVYVAAATNLAEVHYQGEFYSSTNGFHDFSSGTNPNRTSMYVCLPAASGVRIILQWNDKFGSSDNDYDLYLSKISNSSSEIEYGDLDYSVDTQDGSGDPMEYIEYYNPCSSEIIGEIDVRKNGSAESRILELFILPQDGANVYNNNVVAADSVFGHAAVPDVITTAAVNWITPSTIESYSSRGPVTISYPTPEIRAKPDITGVDNVSITGAGGFTNPFSGTSAAAPHVAAVAAQIWGAYPGMTADEVKAALYNSTVDLGTTGKDTTFGYGRADALAMADSLRTVVSSGLNVATGRSGGGPNTDTGMGFATDLKAGETASFTMDKGAVREVSVTAGTDIKKVMITVQKDGSLPSSIEEPDTDVYEYEDVTVYYADGSDLSGGTFEFKVKKSWLSANGYGSGDIVMLHYNEETGEWKELETTLTDEDGSYYYYTAETPSFSWFAIAAAEGSTIVPGETQTAEATLAATQFATASVTPSPSSAATVLLTAIPANPGNSGGTGSWSSLAIPAVFMILVVIVIVGLACRRKKEQYPDWWDKEFK; this is encoded by the coding sequence TTGCAGATACTACTCCCGGCCGGAAGAGTCTGTGCAGAAACAGGAATATCACTGCCGGACCAGTACGCAAAAACAAACAACCTGCCGGACCCGGATTTTACCACGGCCCCGGGTATAGACAAATACAACCTGAACGAAACCGAAAAGAAATTATCCACCTCTCTTCTCCTGGATGCACAGGACTCCGGTGATCCAGGCGCCGTAAAATTATTCGCCAGTTCCGCATCTGTTGAAACCTCTTCGGACGAACCTGTCTACGTCTATGTATACGTGCTGCCCGGCTACTCCACGCATATCATCGACCATATTGCCGATGTGACTGGCAGGGACGAGGAGAACAACTTCGCAGTGGCATGGGTCGACACCGGAGACCTCTATGAACTGGCCGCAATCGAAGGGGTGAGAACGGTCAGGGAAGCCATCGCACCGGGTTTGAGTGTAGGATCCGTCACGACCGAAGGAGACATCGTCCATAAGACCGCCAATGTTCGTTCCGAATACGGTTACACAGGTAAAGGCGTGAAGATCGGGATCATCTCGAACGGCGTCAATCATATCAACGATTCGCAGAAATCAGGCGATCTCCCTGATGACGTCCACGTCCTCAGCGACGATGTAGGCGGCGATGAAGGGACGGCAATGCTTGAGATTGTACACGATATGGTTCCCGATGCCGAACTATATTTCCACGACATGGGGGACGATGAAATTGGATTCAATGATGCGATCGACGCTCTTGTTTCAAGCGGCTGCAAAGTAATCTGCGACGATATCTACTGGCCGGGGCAGCCGTACTTCGAGGACGGCAGCATCTCATCTCATCTCGAATCGGTGCTCTCAGATAACGATATCGTATATGTGGCTGCTGCAACAAATCTGGCGGAAGTGCATTACCAGGGCGAATTTTATAGCTCGACAAACGGATTCCACGACTTCAGCAGCGGCACAAATCCGAACCGCACATCCATGTATGTCTGCCTTCCCGCCGCCTCAGGTGTCCGTATCATCCTGCAGTGGAACGATAAGTTCGGCAGTTCGGACAACGACTATGATCTTTACCTGTCCAAAATATCGAATTCCTCTTCAGAAATTGAATATGGCGACCTGGATTACTCCGTGGATACCCAGGACGGGTCCGGCGATCCGATGGAGTATATTGAATATTACAATCCGTGCTCTTCGGAGATAATCGGGGAGATCGACGTCCGGAAAAACGGCAGTGCGGAGAGCAGAATCCTTGAGTTGTTCATTTTGCCGCAGGACGGAGCAAATGTGTACAACAATAATGTCGTCGCTGCCGACTCTGTTTTCGGGCATGCAGCAGTCCCGGATGTAATTACAACCGCCGCTGTAAACTGGATAACGCCTTCGACAATTGAATCGTACTCTTCACGCGGACCTGTGACTATATCATATCCCACGCCGGAAATCCGGGCGAAACCGGACATCACCGGGGTGGACAACGTGAGTATTACAGGAGCGGGAGGATTTACGAACCCGTTTTCCGGGACCAGTGCTGCGGCGCCGCACGTCGCTGCGGTTGCCGCCCAGATATGGGGTGCATATCCCGGGATGACCGCCGACGAGGTGAAGGCGGCACTCTACAATTCGACGGTCGACCTTGGAACAACAGGAAAGGACACGACTTTCGGCTATGGCCGGGCGGATGCACTTGCGATGGCGGACTCACTTCGAACGGTCGTCTCATCCGGCCTGAATGTCGCTACCGGTCGCAGCGGCGGCGGACCGAACACGGATACAGGGATGGGGTTCGCGACGGATCTTAAAGCAGGAGAAACTGCATCGTTTACAATGGACAAGGGTGCGGTCAGGGAAGTCTCGGTGACTGCCGGAACGGATATCAAAAAGGTTATGATCACAGTCCAAAAGGACGGATCGCTTCCGTCTTCGATCGAAGAGCCGGATACGGATGTCTACGAGTACGAGGATGTGACTGTCTACTACGCGGACGGGTCGGATCTCTCGGGCGGAACATTCGAATTCAAAGTGAAAAAGAGCTGGCTGTCCGCGAACGGCTACGGTTCCGGCGACATCGTAATGCTCCACTACAATGAAGAGACGGGCGAATGGAAGGAACTCGAAACGACTCTGACGGACGAAGATGGATCATACTACTATTACACTGCTGAGACGCCGTCGTTCTCGTGGTTCGCGATTGCGGCAGCAGAAGGTTCGACGATCGTTCCTGGAGAGACACAGACTGCGGAAGCGACACTCGCGGCAACACAGTTTGCAACAGCATCCGTCACACCGTCGCCATCTTCCGCCGCAACTGTTCTCTTGACCGCGATACCGGCTAATCCCGGAAATTCGGGCGGAACGGGATCATGGTCATCTCTTGCAATCCCTGCGGTCTTCATGATCCTTGTGGTAATCGTCATCGTCGGTCTTGCCTGCCGCAGGAAAAAGGAACAGTATCCAGACTGGTGGGATAAGGAATTCAAATAA